A stretch of Mycobacterium sp. ITM-2016-00316 DNA encodes these proteins:
- a CDS encoding DUF4244 domain-containing protein → MLNRIRELQARLLVAAVDESGMSTVEYAIGTIAAAAFGAILYTVVTGDSIVGALSNIITRALNTSV, encoded by the coding sequence ATGCTCAACAGAATTCGAGAGCTGCAGGCGCGGCTGCTGGTGGCGGCGGTCGACGAGTCCGGGATGAGCACCGTCGAGTACGCCATCGGCACGATCGCCGCGGCGGCCTTCGGCGCGATCCTGTACACGGTGGTCACGGGCGACTCCATCGTCGGTGCGCTGTCCAACATCATCACCCGTGCGCTGAACACCAGCGTCTGA
- a CDS encoding HAD-IB family hydrolase, whose product MTASEGPADESSAPGPAAHTGQPVRTAAFFDLDKTVIAKSSTLAFSKPFFDQGLLNRRAVLKSSYAQFLFLMSGADHDQMDRMRTYLTDMCTGWDVEQVRSVVRETLHEIVDPLVFAEAANLIADHKLCGRDVVVVSASGEEIVAPIARALGATHAMATRMVAEEGKYTGEVAFYCFGEGKAEAIRELATREGYALEHCYAYSDSITDLPMLETVGHPTVVNPDRGLRKEATAREWPVLTFSRPVPLRDRLPAAPSGAAVATTVAVGLSALAGGALTYSLLRKVLPRTTNRR is encoded by the coding sequence GTGACGGCATCCGAGGGGCCCGCCGACGAATCCAGTGCGCCGGGACCCGCAGCGCACACCGGTCAACCTGTCCGCACGGCCGCCTTTTTCGACCTCGACAAGACGGTCATAGCAAAGTCGAGCACCCTCGCGTTCAGCAAACCGTTTTTCGATCAGGGTCTGCTCAACCGCCGCGCCGTGCTGAAGTCGTCCTACGCCCAGTTCCTCTTTCTGATGTCCGGGGCCGATCACGATCAGATGGATCGGATGCGCACCTATCTGACCGACATGTGTACAGGTTGGGACGTCGAGCAGGTGCGCTCCGTGGTCCGTGAGACCCTGCATGAGATCGTCGATCCACTGGTCTTCGCGGAGGCCGCCAACCTGATCGCCGACCACAAGCTGTGCGGCCGGGACGTGGTGGTGGTGTCGGCATCCGGCGAAGAGATCGTGGCGCCGATCGCCCGCGCCCTCGGCGCCACCCACGCGATGGCCACCCGGATGGTCGCGGAAGAGGGAAAGTACACCGGCGAGGTTGCCTTCTACTGCTTCGGCGAAGGCAAAGCCGAGGCGATCCGTGAGCTGGCCACCCGCGAGGGGTATGCGCTGGAACATTGCTACGCCTACTCCGATTCGATCACCGACCTGCCGATGCTCGAAACCGTCGGGCACCCCACTGTCGTCAATCCCGACCGCGGCCTGCGCAAGGAGGCCACCGCGCGCGAGTGGCCGGTGCTCACCTTCAGCCGCCCGGTGCCGCTGCGGGACCGGCTGCCCGCCGCTCCGTCGGGCGCGGCCGTCGCCACGACGGTCGCGGTCGGGCTGAGCGCGCTGGCCGGCGGTGCGCTCACCTATTCCCTGCTCCGTAAGGTGCTGCCGCGCACCACTAACCGCCGGTAG
- the acs gene encoding acetate--CoA ligase yields the protein MSNTTATHTGVPSAYPPPADFAANANATSDLYDAAEADRLGFWAEQANRLAWQTPFDEVLDWSNAPFAKWFVGGKLNVAYNCVDRHVEAGNGDRVAIHWVGEPVDDARTLTYSELKDEVCKAANALTELGLVSGDRVAIYMPMVPEAIVSMLACARLGIMHSVVFAGYSASALRARIDDAEAKLVITTDGQYRRGKAASLKEAVDDAVKASESVEHVLVVRRTGIDISWTEGRDVWWHDAVDGASPVHEPEAFDAEHPLFLLYTSGTTGKPKGIVHTTGGYLTQSSYTHFNVFDVKPESDVYWCTADIGWVTGHTYIVYGPLSNGVTQVVYEGTPASPTEHRHFEIIEKYGVTIYYTAPTLVRTFMKLGRQIPADHDLSSLRLLGSVGEPINPEAWRWYRTVFGDDKTPIVDTWWQTETGSIMISPLPGVTSTKPGSAMRPLPGISAKIVDDEGNELKPGTDHGEQANGYLVLDKPWPSMLRGIWGDPERFKETYWSRFAEQGWYFAGDGARYGSDGEIWVLGRIDDVMNISGHRISTAEVESALVGHAGVAEAAVVGATDEQTGQAICAFVILKASAHGGAEGMVDELRAEVAKEISPIAKPREIHVVPELPKTRSGKIMRRLLRDVAEGRELGDTSTLLDPSVFEAIRASK from the coding sequence ATGAGCAACACCACAGCCACGCACACCGGCGTCCCGTCCGCCTACCCGCCGCCGGCGGACTTCGCGGCGAATGCCAATGCCACCAGTGACCTGTATGACGCGGCCGAGGCCGACCGGCTCGGGTTCTGGGCCGAGCAGGCCAACCGGCTGGCCTGGCAGACCCCGTTCGACGAGGTACTGGACTGGTCGAACGCACCGTTCGCGAAGTGGTTCGTGGGCGGCAAGCTCAACGTCGCCTACAACTGTGTGGACCGCCACGTCGAGGCCGGAAACGGCGACCGGGTCGCCATCCACTGGGTCGGTGAACCGGTCGACGACGCCCGCACACTCACATATTCAGAACTCAAGGACGAGGTCTGCAAAGCCGCCAACGCGCTGACCGAGCTGGGGCTGGTGTCCGGCGACCGCGTCGCCATCTACATGCCGATGGTGCCCGAGGCCATCGTGTCGATGCTGGCCTGTGCACGACTGGGCATCATGCACTCGGTGGTGTTCGCCGGGTACTCGGCGTCCGCGCTGCGGGCCCGCATCGACGATGCCGAGGCCAAGCTCGTCATCACCACCGATGGCCAATACCGGCGCGGGAAGGCCGCCTCGCTCAAGGAGGCCGTCGACGACGCCGTCAAAGCATCCGAGTCCGTGGAACACGTACTCGTGGTGCGTCGCACAGGTATTGACATCTCATGGACCGAAGGCCGCGACGTGTGGTGGCACGATGCGGTGGACGGCGCGTCGCCCGTGCACGAACCTGAGGCGTTCGACGCCGAGCATCCGCTGTTCTTGCTCTACACCTCGGGCACCACCGGCAAGCCCAAGGGCATCGTGCACACCACCGGTGGCTACCTGACGCAGTCGTCCTACACCCACTTCAACGTCTTCGACGTCAAGCCGGAGTCCGACGTGTACTGGTGCACAGCCGATATCGGCTGGGTGACCGGGCACACCTACATCGTGTATGGACCGCTGTCCAACGGCGTCACCCAGGTGGTCTATGAGGGCACCCCGGCCTCACCCACCGAGCACCGTCACTTCGAGATCATCGAAAAGTACGGTGTCACAATCTATTACACCGCACCCACGCTGGTGCGCACCTTCATGAAGCTGGGACGTCAGATCCCCGCCGACCACGATCTGTCGAGCCTGCGACTGCTGGGCTCGGTCGGCGAACCCATCAACCCCGAGGCATGGCGCTGGTACCGCACCGTTTTCGGCGATGACAAAACCCCGATCGTCGACACCTGGTGGCAGACCGAGACCGGGTCGATCATGATCTCGCCGCTGCCCGGCGTGACGTCCACCAAACCGGGTTCGGCGATGCGGCCGCTGCCGGGCATCTCGGCCAAGATCGTCGACGACGAGGGCAATGAGCTCAAGCCGGGCACCGACCACGGTGAGCAGGCCAACGGCTATCTGGTGCTCGACAAGCCGTGGCCGTCGATGCTGCGCGGCATCTGGGGTGACCCGGAGCGGTTCAAGGAGACCTACTGGTCGCGCTTCGCCGAGCAGGGCTGGTACTTCGCCGGCGACGGCGCGCGCTACGGCAGCGACGGCGAGATCTGGGTGCTGGGCCGCATCGACGATGTCATGAACATCTCCGGGCACCGCATCTCGACCGCCGAGGTCGAGTCCGCCCTGGTCGGGCACGCCGGGGTGGCCGAGGCGGCCGTCGTCGGAGCCACCGATGAGCAGACCGGGCAAGCCATCTGCGCGTTCGTCATCCTGAAGGCCAGCGCCCACGGTGGTGCCGAGGGGATGGTCGACGAGCTGCGCGCAGAAGTGGCCAAGGAGATCTCGCCGATCGCCAAACCCCGCGAGATCCATGTCGTCCCGGAGCTGCCCAAGACCCGCAGCGGCAAGATCATGCGCCGGTTGCTGCGCGATGTGGCCGAGGGCCGCGAGCTCGGCGACACCTCGACGCTGTTGGATCCCAGCGTGTTCGAGGCGATCCGCGCCAGCAAGTAG
- a CDS encoding type II secretion system F family protein codes for MSAAAALLAVALVVAPAPARARLIGPGGPGRPPIRALWCAVVPLALIAVIALEPTVVLAAAILLGTVLVRRRGSSAKRRQCAEAAALRDGLDILAGELRAGAHPVAAFDAAGTEVGAGVGERLRAVAARGRLGADVGSGIRSVAAVSAQPECWVRLAVCWELAQSHGLAIATLMRAAHHDIVERERFRVRVDAGLAGARTTAAVLAGMPLLGIALGQAIGADPLAFLLSGGAGGVLLVIGITLSCLGLLWSDRIVTGLPR; via the coding sequence ATGAGCGCCGCGGCGGCCCTGCTGGCCGTGGCGCTGGTGGTGGCCCCGGCGCCGGCCCGGGCCAGGCTGATCGGCCCGGGCGGGCCCGGCCGACCGCCGATCCGGGCGCTGTGGTGTGCGGTCGTGCCGCTCGCCCTGATCGCGGTCATCGCCCTGGAACCGACCGTGGTGCTGGCGGCGGCCATCCTGCTCGGCACCGTACTCGTCCGCCGGCGCGGCTCATCGGCGAAGCGGCGGCAGTGCGCCGAAGCAGCAGCCTTACGGGACGGGCTGGACATCCTCGCCGGTGAATTGCGGGCGGGCGCGCACCCGGTGGCAGCCTTCGACGCGGCCGGTACCGAGGTCGGTGCCGGTGTGGGTGAAAGGTTGCGGGCGGTGGCCGCACGGGGGCGTCTCGGTGCCGATGTCGGTTCCGGGATCCGTTCGGTGGCAGCAGTTTCCGCGCAGCCGGAATGTTGGGTGCGGCTGGCGGTGTGCTGGGAGCTGGCGCAGTCGCATGGTCTGGCGATCGCCACCCTGATGAGGGCCGCGCACCATGACATCGTCGAACGGGAGAGATTCCGTGTCCGGGTCGATGCCGGGCTGGCGGGGGCGAGGACGACGGCCGCGGTGCTGGCCGGGATGCCGTTGCTCGGCATCGCGCTGGGACAGGCGATCGGTGCCGATCCGCTGGCGTTCCTGCTCTCCGGGGGAGCCGGGGGTGTCCTGCTGGTCATCGGGATCACGTTGTCCTGCCTGGGCCTGTTGTGGTCGGACCGCATCGTCACGGGATTGCCCAGATGA
- a CDS encoding TadE family type IV pilus minor pilin has product MVSVLVVCLAGLNAAVLQIRCVDAAREAARLAARGDDGVAAARRVGPAGAVVSVHREGDLLVARISTTSALLPGITITAEAVSVAEQGR; this is encoded by the coding sequence TTGGTATCGGTTCTGGTGGTCTGCCTGGCCGGGCTCAATGCCGCGGTGCTGCAGATCCGGTGCGTCGACGCCGCCCGGGAGGCGGCAAGGCTCGCCGCCCGCGGGGATGACGGTGTCGCGGCCGCACGACGCGTCGGCCCGGCCGGGGCCGTGGTGTCGGTGCATCGCGAGGGTGACCTGCTGGTGGCCAGAATCAGTACGACATCGGCTCTGCTGCCCGGGATCACCATCACCGCCGAAGCGGTGTCGGTGGCCGAGCAGGGCCGCTGA
- a CDS encoding S1 family peptidase codes for MLAPLALSTGPAAHAEGPVDLGGGSGIVIDGHAFCTLTSIGHDAAGKLIGFTSAHCGGPGAVVASEAAPKAGTVGVMVAGNDGLDYAVIEFDPQRVRPVNTVNGFSIFGLGPDPSFGEVACKLGRTTGYSCGVTWGPGQDPGTILNQVCGQPGDSGAPVTVNNRLVGMIHGAFTEELPTCVVKFVPLHTPAVTVSINTVLADITTKNRPGAGFVPVA; via the coding sequence GTGCTGGCCCCCCTCGCGTTGTCGACGGGACCGGCCGCCCACGCCGAAGGGCCGGTCGATCTCGGCGGCGGATCCGGCATCGTCATCGACGGGCATGCGTTCTGCACGCTCACCTCGATCGGTCACGACGCAGCGGGAAAGCTCATCGGGTTCACCTCTGCGCACTGCGGCGGACCGGGAGCGGTCGTCGCATCCGAGGCGGCGCCGAAGGCGGGCACGGTCGGCGTCATGGTCGCCGGCAATGACGGCCTCGACTACGCCGTCATCGAATTCGATCCGCAGCGGGTGCGTCCGGTGAACACCGTCAACGGATTCTCGATCTTCGGGCTCGGTCCAGACCCGTCGTTCGGTGAGGTGGCCTGCAAGCTGGGCCGCACCACCGGATACTCCTGCGGCGTGACCTGGGGCCCGGGTCAGGACCCGGGCACCATCCTGAATCAGGTGTGCGGGCAGCCCGGCGACTCCGGCGCGCCGGTGACGGTGAACAACCGGCTCGTCGGCATGATCCACGGCGCCTTCACCGAGGAACTGCCGACGTGCGTGGTCAAGTTTGTGCCGCTGCACACCCCTGCCGTCACCGTGTCGATCAACACGGTGCTGGCAGACATCACGACCAAGAACCGCCCGGGCGCCGGATTCGTGCCGGTCGCCTGA
- a CDS encoding oxidoreductase, with protein MTDPLAPLVALEGVAAAGEEAREELGRAHRHRTNLRGWPATAAEAALRAARASSVLDGGSLSLSENGEPDPVLAGALRVSEALEGGANALTGVWQRAPLQALARLHALAAADLVDDEHLGRPRLAPEVGPRLETLAELVTGGTNVPAFVLAAVAHGELLTLEPFGTADGVVARAVSRLITMSSGLDPHGLGVPEMFWMKQSGNYRAAARGFASGTPNGLGAWLVLSSQGLHAGAREALSIAQAAKG; from the coding sequence ATGACCGATCCACTTGCCCCGCTGGTGGCACTCGAAGGGGTAGCGGCCGCCGGCGAAGAGGCCCGCGAGGAGCTGGGCCGGGCCCATCGTCACCGGACCAACCTCCGCGGATGGCCGGCCACGGCCGCCGAAGCGGCGCTGCGGGCGGCACGGGCGTCGTCGGTGCTCGACGGCGGCTCACTCAGTCTGTCCGAGAACGGCGAGCCCGATCCGGTGCTGGCCGGTGCGCTGCGGGTGTCCGAGGCGCTGGAGGGCGGGGCGAATGCGTTGACCGGGGTATGGCAGCGTGCGCCGCTGCAGGCGCTGGCCAGGTTGCACGCGTTGGCCGCGGCGGATCTGGTCGATGACGAGCATCTGGGCCGTCCGCGCCTGGCGCCGGAGGTGGGGCCCCGACTGGAGACGCTGGCCGAGCTGGTTACCGGCGGGACCAATGTGCCGGCCTTTGTGCTGGCGGCCGTCGCGCACGGGGAGCTGTTGACGCTGGAGCCGTTCGGCACCGCGGACGGTGTGGTGGCGCGGGCGGTGTCGCGGCTCATCACGATGTCGAGCGGACTGGACCCGCACGGTCTCGGGGTGCCGGAGATGTTCTGGATGAAGCAGTCCGGAAACTACCGGGCGGCCGCTCGTGGATTCGCCTCGGGAACGCCGAACGGGTTGGGTGCGTGGTTGGTGCTCAGCAGCCAAGGGCTGCATGCCGGTGCGCGCGAGGCGCTTTCGATCGCCCAGGCCGCGAAGGGCTGA
- the ssd gene encoding septum site-determining protein Ssd: MTPATAVLALVDDRALRDDVDRVAAAAAVRVVHAHRPSSRTVWMSAQAVVLDAAAAGRCVHDGMPRRDRVFLVGLAEPGGDDWKAAVSVGAQRVIQLPEQGGELIDAFATATQGTGPNTHRGAVVATLGGCGGAGASLFAAALAQAAPQSLLVDTDPWGGGLDLAMGTERVPGLRWQDLTLREGRLGFDALRGALPRRRGVTVLSGGRHGTDIDVGALSAVIDAGRTAGVTVVCDVPRRVAPAVEVTLASADLVVMIVPADVRAAAAAGALAGWARTVNPNVALVVRGPAPGGLRAADIAATVALPLVAAMRPQPGLADTLERGGLCLRARSPLARAAADVLGMLL; this comes from the coding sequence ATGACACCCGCGACCGCAGTACTCGCCCTGGTCGATGACCGTGCGCTGCGCGATGACGTCGACCGGGTGGCGGCCGCCGCTGCGGTGCGGGTGGTCCACGCCCACCGCCCGTCCAGTCGCACGGTCTGGATGAGTGCTCAGGCGGTGGTGCTCGATGCGGCAGCGGCAGGCCGGTGCGTTCACGACGGCATGCCGCGTCGTGACCGGGTCTTCCTGGTGGGGCTGGCCGAACCTGGCGGCGACGACTGGAAAGCCGCGGTATCTGTTGGCGCACAACGGGTTATCCAATTGCCCGAGCAGGGCGGCGAATTGATCGACGCGTTCGCCACGGCAACACAGGGCACCGGTCCGAACACCCACCGAGGTGCGGTCGTCGCGACGCTCGGCGGGTGCGGAGGGGCAGGTGCCTCGCTGTTCGCCGCGGCGCTGGCGCAGGCCGCACCGCAATCGCTGCTCGTCGATACCGACCCCTGGGGCGGCGGCCTGGACCTCGCGATGGGGACCGAGAGGGTACCCGGACTGCGGTGGCAGGACCTCACGCTGCGCGAGGGCCGGCTCGGGTTCGACGCCCTGCGGGGCGCACTGCCTCGGCGCCGTGGCGTCACGGTGCTCTCCGGCGGGCGCCATGGCACCGATATCGACGTCGGAGCGCTGAGCGCGGTCATCGATGCGGGCCGCACCGCCGGGGTGACGGTCGTATGTGACGTGCCGCGGCGGGTCGCCCCCGCGGTCGAGGTCACGCTGGCATCGGCGGATCTGGTCGTGATGATCGTCCCGGCCGACGTGCGCGCGGCGGCGGCCGCCGGTGCGCTCGCGGGATGGGCCCGGACGGTCAATCCGAACGTCGCGCTGGTGGTGCGTGGCCCGGCACCCGGCGGGCTGCGCGCGGCCGATATCGCCGCGACCGTCGCGCTGCCGCTGGTCGCGGCGATGCGGCCGCAACCCGGACTGGCCGACACCCTGGAGCGGGGTGGCCTGTGCCTGCGGGCGCGGTCCCCGCTGGCACGGGCCGCGGCGGATGTCTTGGGGATGCTGTTGTGA
- a CDS encoding type II secretion system F family protein, with product MSWAALLLAAALLVGAGPHRIRGSGTDAAVPLGPRVDPLAAASCFDVLAACLTAGMATASATAASAGLAPPALADQLTRAAHLLALGAGADRAWADPGDSGDRHGAALARLARRSASSGAALAGSVAELADQVRVDAGAEADAAAERASVLIAGPLGLCYLPAFICLGIVPVVAGLAGDLMWSGLW from the coding sequence ATGAGTTGGGCCGCGCTGCTCCTGGCTGCCGCACTCTTGGTCGGCGCCGGCCCCCACCGGATCCGCGGAAGCGGCACCGATGCCGCTGTGCCGCTCGGCCCCCGGGTCGATCCGCTGGCGGCGGCCTCTTGTTTCGACGTGCTGGCGGCCTGCCTGACCGCGGGGATGGCGACGGCCTCGGCCACCGCCGCGTCCGCAGGCCTCGCGCCACCGGCGCTGGCCGATCAGCTGACCCGGGCCGCGCACCTGCTCGCCCTCGGCGCCGGAGCAGACCGGGCCTGGGCCGATCCGGGTGACTCGGGCGACCGGCACGGCGCGGCGTTGGCCCGGCTGGCGCGGCGGTCGGCGAGCTCTGGTGCCGCCCTGGCGGGCAGCGTGGCCGAACTGGCCGATCAGGTCCGTGTCGATGCCGGGGCCGAGGCGGACGCCGCCGCCGAGCGGGCGTCGGTCCTGATCGCCGGTCCGCTCGGACTCTGCTATCTGCCGGCGTTCATATGCCTGGGAATCGTCCCGGTGGTCGCCGGACTGGCCGGTGACCTGATGTGGTCAGGACTGTGGTGA
- a CDS encoding phage holin family protein, with amino-acid sequence MSSSNGDRKNGVPATVTSIPLVDPHAPKVDPSIGDLVKDATAQVSTLVRAEVELAKAEITRDVKKGLTGSVFFIAALVVLFYSTFFLFFFVAELLDTWLWRWAAFLIVFGIMVLTTVVLALFGYLKVRRIRGPQQTIESVKETKEALTPGHDKPEAPRPALTTDPSGW; translated from the coding sequence ATGAGCTCGAGCAACGGGGACCGCAAGAACGGCGTGCCTGCGACCGTCACATCGATTCCGCTCGTGGACCCGCACGCCCCGAAGGTTGATCCGTCGATCGGTGACCTGGTCAAGGATGCGACCGCGCAGGTTTCGACGCTGGTGCGCGCCGAAGTAGAACTGGCCAAGGCCGAGATCACCCGCGATGTGAAGAAGGGCCTCACCGGCAGCGTCTTCTTCATCGCGGCGCTGGTCGTGCTGTTCTACTCGACCTTCTTCCTGTTCTTCTTCGTCGCGGAGCTGCTGGACACCTGGCTGTGGCGGTGGGCGGCGTTCCTGATCGTGTTCGGGATCATGGTGCTGACAACGGTGGTGCTGGCGCTGTTCGGCTACCTCAAGGTGCGCCGCATCCGAGGCCCGCAGCAGACCATCGAGTCGGTGAAGGAAACCAAGGAGGCGCTGACGCCGGGCCACGACAAGCCCGAGGCGCCGCGTCCCGCGCTCACCACCGATCCGTCGGGCTGGTAG
- a CDS encoding TadA family conjugal transfer-associated ATPase, with protein sequence MTGSLIDRVRERLAAEQAPLHPTVVAEAIRAESGGLLGDTEVLAGMRTLQTELTGAGILDPLLRSADTTDVLVTAPDSIWIDDGNGLRRSQIRFPDEAAVRRLAQRLALAAGRRLDDSRPWVDGQLRCLGDDLVRLHAVLPPVAAAGTCISLRVLRPARQDLTALISTGAIAGPAAELLRGVIAGRLAFLICGGTGSGKTTLLSAALGAVPTAERIVCVEDAPELAPRHPHVVNLLARGANVEGIGELTVRDLLRQALRMRPDRIVVGEVRGAEVVDLLTALNTGHDGGAGTVHANSAAEVPARLEALAALGGLDRAALHSQLAAAVQVVLQVGRDPAGRRRLTEIAVLDRGPDGWVGTRTAWHADRGFCSGAKTLTALIDARSPR encoded by the coding sequence GTGACCGGGTCTCTGATCGACCGGGTCCGGGAGCGGCTCGCGGCCGAGCAGGCTCCGCTGCATCCCACCGTCGTGGCCGAGGCCATCCGTGCGGAATCCGGCGGACTCCTCGGTGACACCGAGGTGCTGGCCGGGATGCGGACCCTGCAGACCGAGTTGACCGGAGCAGGCATACTCGACCCGCTGCTGCGCAGCGCGGACACCACCGACGTGCTGGTCACCGCACCCGATTCGATATGGATTGATGACGGAAACGGGCTGCGGCGCAGCCAGATCCGGTTCCCCGACGAGGCTGCGGTACGCAGACTGGCCCAGCGGTTGGCGCTGGCGGCGGGCCGCCGACTCGACGACAGCCGGCCCTGGGTGGATGGGCAGCTCAGGTGCCTCGGGGACGATCTGGTCCGGCTGCATGCCGTGCTGCCCCCGGTCGCGGCCGCCGGGACCTGCATCTCCTTGCGGGTGCTGCGCCCGGCGCGCCAGGACCTCACGGCGTTGATCTCCACCGGTGCCATCGCCGGCCCGGCCGCCGAACTGCTGCGGGGGGTCATCGCCGGCCGGCTAGCGTTCCTCATCTGCGGCGGAACCGGGTCCGGAAAGACGACTCTGCTGTCGGCCGCGCTGGGTGCGGTCCCCACCGCAGAACGCATCGTCTGCGTCGAGGACGCACCGGAACTCGCGCCACGGCACCCGCACGTCGTCAACCTGTTGGCCAGGGGCGCCAATGTGGAGGGCATCGGCGAGTTGACGGTACGCGACCTGCTGCGTCAGGCATTGCGGATGCGCCCCGATCGCATCGTGGTCGGTGAGGTGCGCGGCGCCGAGGTGGTCGACCTGCTCACCGCGCTGAACACCGGGCACGACGGCGGAGCGGGCACCGTGCATGCCAACAGCGCTGCCGAGGTGCCCGCCCGCCTGGAGGCGCTGGCCGCCCTCGGTGGACTGGACCGGGCAGCGCTGCACAGTCAGCTCGCCGCAGCGGTGCAGGTGGTGTTGCAGGTGGGGCGGGACCCCGCCGGACGCCGGCGGCTCACCGAGATCGCAGTGCTGGACCGCGGACCCGACGGCTGGGTGGGGACCCGCACCGCATGGCATGCCGATCGCGGGTTCTGCTCCGGCGCAAAAACGTTGACCGCGCTGATCGACGCGCGGAGCCCGCGATGA
- a CDS encoding Rv3654c family TadE-like protein: protein MIMVLLAVTAGVAVLGSAVIARHRAQSAADLAALSAAAWIASGHQIACARALSVATAMRTTLSDCAVQGLDTVVIVAADAGVPGWRASARARAGPAETGR from the coding sequence ATGATCATGGTGCTGTTGGCGGTGACGGCCGGTGTGGCGGTGCTGGGCTCGGCGGTGATCGCGCGGCACCGCGCCCAGTCCGCGGCCGACCTGGCCGCACTCTCGGCGGCTGCGTGGATCGCCTCCGGTCACCAGATCGCATGTGCCCGTGCGTTATCGGTGGCCACCGCGATGCGCACGACGCTGAGCGACTGTGCGGTGCAGGGCCTGGACACCGTCGTCATCGTGGCGGCCGACGCGGGGGTGCCGGGTTGGCGGGCCTCCGCACGGGCGCGGGCCGGACCGGCCGAGACCGGCCGCTAG